A genomic window from Triticum urartu cultivar G1812 chromosome 7, Tu2.1, whole genome shotgun sequence includes:
- the LOC125523240 gene encoding uncharacterized membrane protein YMR155W-like gives MAGGEGATAVMCTPAFVGRLLRSRWYVVFASMVVMAASGSTYIFALYSKELRSVLGYNQQTLNTLGFFKDLGTNVGVVSGLVQQVAPTWAVLLIGAGMNLAGYLMVYLALTERTAAPPVWLMCIYMCVGANALTFSNTGALVACVKNFPESRGIVIGLLKGFVGLSGAIYTQLYLAIYGDDAKSLVLLIAWLPAAVYIFFVHTIRVLPYRRRAEGDEPNSKPFFCFLYISIALATYLLVMIVVQKQVPSFSHAAYAVGATVLLIILFLPLSVVIKEEYTAVSQIEESLQHPPAIAVEEPASAKDDEQPKCSMSMTGCLTNMFKPPALGEDYSIMQALVSVEMLVLFVVSVFGIGGTLTAIDNMAQIGQSLGYPAKSINTFVSLISIWNYAGRVGAGYMSEFFVARYRFPRPLALTAVLLFSCVGHLLIAFGVPQSLYAASVILGFCFGAQWPLLFSIISEVFGLKYYSTLFNFGSAASPIGAYVLNVCIAGRMYDAEAARQHGGHAAAVGDKICKGVQCFKHAFLIITGVTLAGALVSLVLVWRTRSFYKGDIYAKFKVVPAADADGSNQRGEMVEGTVTQAGEPQNGKNKKQEEVNDEEFN, from the coding sequence ATGGCCGGCGGCGAAGGGGCCACGGCGGTGATGTGCACGCCGGCGTTCGTGGGGCGGCTGCTGCGCAGCCGGTGGTACGTGGTGTTCGCGTCCATGGTGGTGATGGCGGCGTCAGGGTCGACCTACATCTTCGCGCTCTACTCCAAGGAGCTGCGGTCCGTGCTGGGGTACAACCAGCAGACGCTCAACACGCTGGGCTTCTTCAAGGACCTGGGCACCAACGTCGGCGTCGTCTCCGGCCTGGTGCAGCAGGTGGCGCCCACGTGGGCCGTGCTCCTCATCGGCGCCGGCATGAACCTGGCGGGCTACCTCATGGTGTACCTGGCGCTCACGGAGCGCACGGCCGCGCCGCCCGTGTGGCTCATGTGCATCTACATGTGCGTCGGCGCCAACGCGCTCACCTTCTCCAACACCGGCGCGCTCGTCGCCTGCGTCAAGAACTTCCCGGAGAGCCGCGGCATCGTCATCGGCCTGCTCAAGGGCTTCGTCGGCCTCAGCGGCGCCATCTACACGCAGCTCTACCTCGCCATCTACGGCGACGACGCCAAGTCGCTCGTCCTCCTCATCGCCTGGCTCCCCGCCGCCGTCTACATCTTCTTCGTGCACACCATCCGCGTCCTGCCGTACCGGCGCCGCGCGGAGGGCGACGAGCCCAACAGCAAGCCCTTCTTCTGCTTCCTCTACATCTCCATCGCGCTCGCCACCTACCTCCTCGTCATGATCGTCGTGCAGAAGCAGGTGCCGAGCTTCTCCCACGCCGCGTACGCCGTCGGCGCCACCGTGCtcctcatcatcctcttcctcccCCTCAGCGTCGTCATCAAGGAGGAGTACACCGCCGTCTCCCAGATCGAGGAATCCCTCCAGCACCCGCCGGCCATTGCCGTCGAGGAACCAGCGAGCGCGAAAGACGACGAACAGCCAAAGTGCAGCATGAGCATGACGGGCTGCCTCACCAACATGTTCAAGCCGCCGGCGCTGGGGGAGGACTACTCCATCATGCAGGCACTGGTGAGCGTGGAGATGCTGGTTCTGTTCGTGGTGTCCGTGTTCGGCATCGGCGGCACGCTGACGGCGATCGACAACATGGCGCAGATCGGCCAGTCGCTGGGGTACCCGGCAAAGAGCATCAACACCTTCGTCTCCCTCATCAGCATCTGGAACTACGCCGGCCGCGTCGGCGCCGGCTACATGTCCGAGTTCTTCGTCGCCCGCTACAGGTTCCCGCGCCCGCTGGCCCTCACCGCCGTGCTCCTCTTCTCCTGCGTCGGCCACCTCCTCATAGCTTTCGGCGTGCCGCAGTCCCTATACGCCGCGTCGGTGATCCTCGGCTTCTGCTTCGGCGCGCAGTGGCCGCTGCtcttctccatcatctccgaGGTGTTCGGCCTCAAGTACTACTCCACACTCTTCAACTTTGGCTCCGCGGCCAGCCCCATCGGCGCCTACGTGCTCAACGTGTGCATCGCCGGCCGCATGTACGACGCCGAGGCGGCCAGGCAGCATGGGGGCcacgccgccgccgtcggcgACAAGATCTGCAAGGGGGTGCAGTGCTTCAAGCACGCGTTTCTCATAATCACGGGGGTCACGCTCGCCGGCGCGCTCGTCTCGCTGGTGCTGGTGTGGAGGACCAGAAGCTTCTACAAGGGGGACATCTACGCCAAGTTCAAGGTGGTGCCCGCCGCCGACGCCGACGGGAGCAACCAACGCGGGGAAATGGTGGAGGGTACAGTTACACAAGCCGGGGAGCCCCAGAATGGAAAGAACAAGAAGCAGGAGGAGGTCAACGATGAGGAGTTTAATTGA